The Crocosphaera subtropica ATCC 51142 genome includes a window with the following:
- a CDS encoding CRTAC1 family protein, producing the protein MKFLNKRFVSTKLILIVCIIVLTVSTIISLTPDIKTNGKFTSQSFPTANYNLFDIGVVEINNDGVLDIFTSAHNSPQSLLISDSSGSYTNELTKRGLDQDKEFPGLEESNKEPTIDQQGVYIYRQAHEGMNTLNIRSSEVSISGEIKLYSTITIKKSDLAKVKIEEKKFSSGAIQTMVQFTLDKNGFLSFESYHTSLSHSFILDKKFPLSQIFVGSNPVSPNSHDFILNWRDRHGMAWADYNGDQQIDVFIARGGLQGKMQELLDLEVFRDELLVRTGSKFEDKIENSNILKKGCAAYHAAWIDFNNDDQLDLYITCPRGLPNQLYQQDTNGDFIDVAPQLGLDIKENSFHTPFVWLDADNDGDMDLLIEQNKSLWLYRNSSDEFQPQMITSNIPSVRKFAIADYDLDGDTDVFALSKVKNSLLVNDKGKYVAHNPKKLGLPMLGHTANWVDYDNDGLPDLHIIPDGLYHQDSDHTFTKTGLLEYRYPSSLADARSAWFDINNDGYRDVLIAVQYHQPFWKRTFQSIWQSNIPEWKLENKEWNVTKYETAQTKNHWLQIDLVGKPGNTQAIGGKVVIVTSDGQQMQSVGSAEGSHYSQGHYRLYFGLGKQKKIDSLQVIWPNGQMQEIKNVSADQRLTIKQENNGKI; encoded by the coding sequence ATGAAATTTTTAAACAAAAGGTTTGTATCGACTAAACTTATATTAATCGTTTGTATTATTGTCCTAACTGTTTCAACTATTATTTCTCTGACTCCAGATATCAAAACTAATGGGAAATTTACAAGTCAGTCTTTTCCTACAGCAAACTATAATTTATTTGATATTGGCGTTGTTGAGATTAATAACGATGGTGTACTTGATATATTTACAAGCGCTCATAACAGTCCACAAAGTTTACTAATTAGTGATAGCTCAGGTAGTTATACAAATGAGTTAACTAAAAGGGGACTGGATCAGGATAAGGAATTTCCTGGACTAGAAGAGTCAAATAAAGAACCGACTATCGATCAACAGGGAGTTTACATTTATCGTCAAGCACATGAGGGAATGAATACACTTAATATCCGCTCTTCTGAAGTTTCTATTAGTGGAGAAATTAAACTTTATTCAACAATAACAATTAAGAAGTCAGATTTAGCTAAAGTTAAAATTGAAGAAAAGAAATTTTCTTCTGGGGCAATTCAAACAATGGTTCAATTCACCTTAGACAAAAATGGTTTTTTGTCATTTGAGAGTTATCATACCAGTTTATCTCACTCATTTATATTAGATAAAAAATTTCCTTTATCACAAATATTTGTTGGTTCTAATCCCGTATCTCCTAATTCCCATGACTTTATTTTGAACTGGAGAGATCGTCATGGCATGGCTTGGGCTGATTATAACGGAGATCAACAAATTGATGTGTTTATTGCCCGTGGTGGTTTACAAGGTAAGATGCAAGAACTTTTAGATTTAGAAGTATTCAGAGATGAATTATTAGTTCGTACAGGGTCTAAATTTGAAGATAAAATAGAAAATTCTAATATACTGAAAAAAGGTTGTGCTGCTTACCATGCTGCATGGATTGACTTTAATAATGATGACCAACTTGATCTTTATATTACTTGTCCTCGTGGTTTACCAAATCAACTTTACCAGCAAGATACAAATGGTGATTTTATAGATGTTGCTCCTCAACTGGGTTTGGATATAAAAGAAAATAGTTTCCATACTCCCTTTGTTTGGCTAGATGCCGACAATGATGGAGATATGGATCTATTAATTGAGCAGAATAAAAGTTTATGGCTCTATAGAAATAGTAGTGATGAATTTCAACCTCAAATGATTACTTCTAACATACCCAGCGTAAGAAAATTTGCCATTGCTGATTATGATTTAGATGGGGATACTGATGTTTTTGCTTTATCAAAAGTAAAAAATTCTTTATTGGTGAATGATAAAGGCAAATATGTTGCTCATAATCCAAAAAAATTAGGTTTACCTATGCTGGGACATACAGCTAATTGGGTTGACTATGATAATGATGGCCTTCCAGACTTACATATTATTCCAGACGGATTATACCATCAAGATTCTGATCATACTTTTACAAAAACAGGTTTATTAGAGTATCGATATCCTTCATCTCTTGCTGATGCTCGCAGTGCTTGGTTTGATATTAACAATGATGGTTATAGAGATGTATTGATAGCAGTACAATATCATCAACCTTTTTGGAAAAGAACCTTTCAAAGTATATGGCAAAGTAATATCCCAGAATGGAAACTTGAAAATAAGGAATGGAACGTGACCAAGTATGAAACTGCTCAGACAAAAAATCATTGGCTGCAAATTGATTTAGTAGGAAAGCCAGGAAATACTCAAGCTATAGGGGGAAAAGTAGTGATTGTAACCTCAGATGGTCAACAAATGCAGTCAGTGGGTAGTGCTGAAGGTTCCCATTATTCTCAAGGTCATTATCGTCTTTACTTCGGATTAGGAAAACAGAAAAAAATTGATTCTTTGCAAGTGATTTGGCCGAATGGACAAATGCAGGAAATAAAAAACGTTTCAGCTGATCAAAGATTAACCATTAAACAAGAAAATAACGGAAAAATTTGA
- a CDS encoding sulfotransferase family protein gives MLTNEPNLKIKEPAQPIYLSNLPYWIYKTIIWDQKKYQTKKRNWSPKRLFGLISPNLKEPIFIVGSGRSGTTFLGSCIGEIPEISYHFEPDIIKATARYVYTGEWSQKKAQWYYRNIYSLLMRIHGDGDLRLADKTPRNSFIIPFLYETFPDAKFVHIIRDGRDVALSLSKQPWYRGDQVNSGIIERGGYPYGPYARFWVEPDRVNEFETTSDIHRCIWLWRRYLETILEAKAQLPENQYYELRYETLVTHPKEEAKRLLDFLEITSTLSRRLFHQATAKAKPDSVGLGKKQLSKAQLQEIEQEAGNMLDRLGYD, from the coding sequence ATGCTAACAAATGAGCCTAATTTAAAAATAAAAGAACCCGCTCAACCCATCTATTTATCAAATCTTCCTTATTGGATTTATAAAACAATTATATGGGATCAAAAAAAATACCAGACAAAAAAGCGTAATTGGTCACCTAAACGCTTGTTTGGTTTAATCTCTCCTAATCTCAAAGAACCCATTTTTATTGTGGGTTCTGGTCGTTCGGGGACAACCTTTTTAGGGTCTTGCATTGGAGAAATTCCAGAAATTTCTTATCATTTTGAACCCGATATCATCAAAGCAACCGCTAGATATGTTTACACAGGAGAATGGAGCCAAAAAAAAGCACAATGGTATTATCGCAATATCTATAGTTTATTAATGCGAATTCATGGGGATGGTGATTTACGTCTCGCTGATAAAACCCCCCGTAATAGCTTCATTATTCCTTTTCTCTACGAAACCTTTCCTGACGCTAAATTTGTTCATATTATTCGAGATGGTCGAGATGTCGCCCTTTCTCTCTCAAAACAACCCTGGTATCGAGGAGATCAAGTTAATTCAGGAATTATAGAACGGGGAGGATATCCTTACGGTCCTTATGCTCGTTTTTGGGTAGAACCAGACAGAGTAAACGAATTTGAAACCACTAGCGATATTCATCGTTGTATTTGGTTATGGCGAAGATATCTAGAAACTATTTTAGAGGCTAAGGCTCAATTACCAGAGAATCAATATTACGAATTACGGTATGAAACCTTAGTCACTCATCCCAAAGAAGAAGCCAAACGTCTGCTAGATTTTTTAGAGATCACCTCAACTCTATCTCGTCGTCTCTTTCATCAGGCGACTGCCAAAGCAAAACCTGATTCTGTGGGACTAGGGAAAAAACAACTTTCAAAGGCTCAACTTCAAGAAATTGAGCAAGAAGCAGGGAATATGCTTGACCGCTTAGGGTATGATTAA
- a CDS encoding DUF6473 family protein, with the protein MSEIYQERDWEVIDYQIYHFQEADVFFRGPQPEFLKPYNYAICIGAAQTFGCYCEKPFPYLLQEKLNIPILNWGRGGAGPYFFLKRAKLLDYINEAKFVIIQVMSGRSQGNSLYQSEGIGSYTRASDGIRISCKKAYQELLERYDETYVKKIVAETRVNWVKTYQEFLSKITIPKILFWFSSRYSNYEERYKNTSSLFGKYPQLINQKMVEQIKQFSDDYIECIYPTNSPKLLINRFTGKPANIEDEKGKKTITHDYYYPTPESHIMAANVLEKVCWKYLN; encoded by the coding sequence ATGTCTGAAATATATCAAGAAAGAGATTGGGAAGTTATCGATTACCAAATCTATCATTTTCAAGAAGCCGACGTATTTTTTCGCGGGCCGCAACCTGAATTTCTTAAGCCCTACAATTATGCAATTTGTATAGGAGCCGCACAAACCTTTGGTTGTTATTGTGAAAAGCCCTTTCCTTATTTACTCCAAGAAAAATTAAACATTCCAATTTTAAACTGGGGAAGAGGTGGAGCTGGCCCTTATTTCTTCCTAAAAAGAGCAAAACTTCTCGATTATATTAATGAAGCAAAATTTGTCATCATACAAGTTATGTCAGGTCGCTCTCAAGGCAATTCCTTGTATCAAAGTGAAGGCATAGGAAGCTATACCAGAGCTTCGGATGGAATCAGAATTTCTTGTAAAAAAGCTTATCAAGAACTTTTAGAAAGGTATGATGAAACTTATGTCAAAAAAATTGTTGCTGAAACTCGTGTAAATTGGGTCAAAACTTACCAAGAATTTTTGAGTAAAATCACTATTCCTAAAATTCTATTTTGGTTTTCTTCTCGTTATTCTAATTATGAAGAAAGATATAAAAACACATCTAGTTTGTTTGGTAAATATCCTCAATTGATCAATCAAAAAATGGTTGAGCAGATCAAGCAATTTAGTGACGATTATATAGAATGTATCTATCCTACAAATTCACCTAAATTACTAATTAATCGATTTACAGGAAAGCCAGCTAATATAGAAGATGAAAAAGGCAAAAAAACAATAACTCATGATTACTATTATCCAACACCAGAGTCCCATATAATGGCAGCCAATGTTCTAGAAAAAGTTTGTTGGAAATATTTGAATTAA
- a CDS encoding nitroreductase family protein → MNNYQSRSNYHHPLWLRLSPNQMLKIAKSILSKTLPSHLKKKYYQWQAKNKPKPPLVKERLLENYTYDFERFYKFSTAKKGSNLSSNLFPKYSHLTQTNLKALITKDYHRIEKGLALKEPRIGFGKNTVNNLMAAIEQYQTLYGSDELVQISINTLLAYYQFNYQQGHDNKQLYEQINSVKDKIIEDQKISEGGTKTITKKDIWKNAKQDLKNFFATRHSIRHFSNEEVDLSLIKQAVEMAQKTPSVCNRQTSQVYVFSEFQDKQKVLSFQNGNRGFGEQASKVLIVTSNLQNFTSVGERNQCWIDGGMYAMSLVYALHSLGLGTCCLNWSVEHTVDQQLREAVGINDSQAVIMMIAVGHLPDELKVAQSPRKKIEEVLIIK, encoded by the coding sequence ATGAACAATTATCAATCCAGATCTAATTATCATCATCCCTTGTGGTTAAGACTTAGTCCTAATCAAATGCTGAAAATTGCTAAATCAATTTTATCAAAAACCTTACCGTCCCATCTTAAAAAGAAATATTATCAGTGGCAAGCAAAAAATAAGCCTAAACCCCCTTTAGTTAAAGAAAGATTATTAGAAAACTATACCTATGATTTTGAGCGATTTTATAAATTTTCAACAGCTAAAAAAGGGTCTAATTTATCCTCAAATTTATTCCCAAAATACTCCCATTTGACTCAAACTAATCTAAAAGCTCTCATTACTAAAGATTATCACCGTATTGAAAAGGGTTTAGCCCTTAAAGAACCCAGAATAGGATTTGGGAAAAATACAGTCAACAATCTTATGGCGGCCATAGAACAATATCAAACCCTTTATGGATCTGATGAATTAGTTCAAATTTCAATTAATACGCTTTTAGCTTATTATCAATTTAATTATCAGCAAGGTCACGATAATAAACAACTATATGAACAAATCAACTCTGTAAAAGATAAGATAATCGAGGATCAAAAAATATCAGAAGGTGGAACTAAAACAATTACTAAAAAAGACATTTGGAAAAATGCTAAACAGGATCTAAAAAACTTTTTTGCCACTAGACACAGTATTAGACATTTTTCTAATGAAGAAGTTGACTTAAGTTTAATTAAACAAGCTGTAGAAATGGCGCAAAAAACTCCCTCTGTCTGTAACCGTCAAACCAGTCAAGTTTATGTATTTAGTGAGTTTCAGGATAAACAGAAAGTTCTCAGTTTTCAAAATGGCAATCGAGGATTTGGGGAACAAGCTAGCAAAGTTTTAATTGTTACTTCCAATCTACAAAATTTTACCTCCGTGGGAGAAAGAAACCAATGTTGGATTGATGGGGGAATGTATGCCATGTCCCTCGTTTATGCCCTACATTCCCTGGGTTTAGGAACCTGTTGCTTAAACTGGAGCGTTGAACATACCGTCGATCAACAACTTCGAGAAGCTGTAGGAATTAATGATTCACAAGCTGTCATCATGATGATTGCTGTGGGACATCTTCCTGATGAATTAAAGGTTGCTCAGTCTCCTCGAAAAAAAATTGAAGAAGTTTTAATTATCAAATAA
- a CDS encoding polysaccharide pyruvyl transferase family protein, with amino-acid sequence MKVVITGITGMRNRGVEAIVIPTIEGLRTYNPSIDINLLTRSPDYDEIRLQPYEVNLHLESKNLTTKTPSISRKKRLLSQVFPLYKLPKPQPIPTSRIIRKASAIIASGGDIFSPEYPITPHLKPLKLALDLGKSIIFLAQSISPYRTDEEAESWLEVARQAKLITVRELATYKYVTEILGLSTDLVKLTADPAFLLKPSPDTTINNLLESYGIPKHRPLVAIATSQGICSYASIWDQRKHLTAWQKVVTTILEDLDADVMIIPHVQEVRAGNDDRLIATSLLRALDYNPRVHVAGADHSASEFKGLIGRCELVIAERMHAAIAGLSSGVCTLAVGYSIKAQGIMADLVGEDNLQGGLLISIDDFLNPDLASQAVHNAWKQRDEIKTKIQDKLPYIQKKALSNFEIIFNTLKH; translated from the coding sequence TTGAAAGTCGTAATCACTGGCATAACAGGAATGCGGAACCGAGGAGTGGAAGCCATTGTTATTCCAACTATTGAGGGGTTGCGTACATATAATCCTAGTATTGATATTAATCTACTCACTAGAAGTCCAGATTATGATGAAATCCGTCTCCAACCTTATGAAGTTAACCTTCATCTCGAAAGTAAAAATCTAACAACAAAAACCCCATCAATAAGCCGTAAAAAACGGTTACTTTCTCAAGTTTTTCCCCTCTATAAATTACCCAAACCTCAACCAATACCTACCTCTCGTATCATTCGTAAAGCTTCTGCTATTATTGCCTCTGGGGGTGATATTTTTAGTCCTGAATATCCCATCACGCCTCATCTAAAACCCCTCAAACTCGCTTTGGATTTAGGAAAGTCGATCATATTTTTAGCTCAATCTATCAGTCCCTACAGAACTGATGAAGAAGCTGAATCATGGCTTGAAGTTGCTCGACAAGCTAAACTAATCACGGTACGGGAATTGGCAACCTATAAATATGTCACAGAAATCCTGGGACTGTCGACTGATTTGGTAAAATTAACGGCTGATCCGGCTTTTTTGCTGAAACCTTCCCCAGACACAACCATTAATAACCTTTTAGAAAGTTATGGTATTCCTAAACACCGTCCTCTTGTTGCTATTGCTACGAGTCAAGGGATTTGTAGTTATGCTTCGATTTGGGATCAACGTAAACACTTAACTGCTTGGCAAAAAGTCGTTACAACAATTCTAGAAGACCTAGATGCAGACGTGATGATTATTCCCCATGTTCAAGAAGTTAGAGCAGGTAATGATGACCGACTTATTGCCACATCATTACTTCGCGCCTTAGACTATAATCCACGGGTTCATGTCGCAGGTGCAGATCATAGTGCCTCAGAATTTAAAGGACTAATTGGGAGATGTGAGTTAGTAATTGCTGAGCGAATGCACGCTGCGATCGCGGGTTTATCGAGTGGAGTTTGTACGTTAGCAGTTGGTTATTCTATTAAAGCACAAGGCATTATGGCTGATTTGGTAGGAGAAGATAATCTACAAGGGGGATTATTAATTAGCATCGATGACTTTCTAAATCCAGATTTGGCTTCTCAAGCTGTACACAATGCTTGGAAACAAAGGGATGAAATTAAGACCAAAATTCAAGATAAGTTACCCTATATTCAGAAAAAGGCTTTAAGTAATTTTGAGATTATTTTTAATACTCTTAAACACTAA
- a CDS encoding sulfotransferase family 2 domain-containing protein: MNYQLQKPNLEQTVIFLHIHKTGGRTLEDILKKQYDPQKILSTDNLKWRQSHETLSQYSPAELENIKLIKGHMYFGIHNILLQPFTYITILRDPIERVLSLYCYIRDEPKNPQHKELIEKGMNLEQFLCSGIAKTAENGQTRILSGIQAENKPCSDEMFKLAKENLSKYFSVVGLTEQFDETLILLKRLLGYNIPIYSTKNKNKRRLSIDDISAKERKMIEQYNSFDLQLYEYAYQLFEEQKKQQGYLFNLEYTYFKSKSLVKKYFINSGK, translated from the coding sequence ATGAATTATCAATTACAGAAACCTAATTTAGAACAAACTGTTATCTTTCTCCATATTCATAAAACAGGTGGAAGAACATTGGAGGATATACTTAAGAAGCAATATGACCCACAAAAAATTTTATCAACAGATAATTTGAAATGGAGACAATCTCACGAAACTTTAAGTCAATACAGTCCAGCAGAATTAGAAAACATTAAACTAATTAAAGGACATATGTATTTTGGAATTCATAACATATTATTACAACCTTTTACTTATATTACTATTTTAAGAGATCCCATCGAAAGAGTTCTTTCGCTCTATTGCTATATTCGAGATGAACCCAAAAATCCGCAGCACAAAGAATTAATAGAAAAAGGGATGAATTTAGAACAATTTCTATGCAGTGGTATTGCAAAAACAGCCGAAAACGGTCAGACAAGAATTTTATCAGGCATTCAAGCAGAAAATAAACCTTGTTCTGATGAAATGTTTAAGTTAGCGAAGGAAAATTTATCTAAATATTTTTCGGTTGTTGGTCTGACAGAACAATTTGATGAAACTTTAATTCTATTAAAACGTCTATTAGGATACAATATACCCATTTATTCTACAAAAAACAAAAACAAAAGGCGTTTATCTATTGATGACATATCAGCAAAGGAAAGAAAAATGATAGAACAATATAATAGTTTTGATCTTCAATTATATGAATACGCTTATCAGCTTTTTGAAGAACAAAAGAAACAACAAGGATACTTATTTAATCTGGAATATACTTATTTTAAATCAAAATCGTTAGTTAAAAAATATTTTATCAATTCAGGTAAATAA